One window of the Arthrobacter sp. D5-1 genome contains the following:
- a CDS encoding low temperature requirement protein A: protein MDRARSLMRSATSGDRVTRVELFFDLVFVFALSQLSHHLLEHLSWLGAGETFVLLLAVYKVWVYTTWSATLLDSSLREVQWMLLIVMLVTLFMNASIDSSFGAFGWLFVACYLAVQLGRGAWILTAGLDKTTHNHFVRTLTWGCMSAPFWIAGVFFDAVLRLMIWGVAAAIDLLGHMLAHRLPGRKTEGSRVPLPGERMFERFGLFYLIALGETILSTGLAIAGNLEDPLIFVTGTVGLAGSIAIWWCYFHSLERDILDKLATVDDHFRPGILAGNTLLMLLAGLILVAAGDQLVISDPSARPELSTVLLLFGGPALFLAGRGIFIRQVLGLRHPTDLIGIGTLAVLAGLSLLLPAFVAAIGALLPLIGVAVADTVIRRRRFKQPIN, encoded by the coding sequence ATGGACCGTGCCAGGTCGCTGATGCGCTCCGCGACCTCCGGAGACCGGGTTACCCGCGTGGAACTGTTCTTCGACCTGGTCTTCGTCTTCGCACTGTCACAGCTGTCCCATCATTTACTGGAACATCTGTCCTGGCTGGGTGCCGGGGAGACATTCGTGCTGCTTCTGGCGGTCTACAAGGTATGGGTGTACACCACTTGGTCGGCAACATTGCTGGACAGTTCGCTGCGGGAAGTGCAGTGGATGCTGCTGATCGTCATGCTGGTCACGCTGTTCATGAACGCCTCCATCGACTCGTCATTTGGCGCTTTCGGCTGGCTGTTCGTTGCCTGCTATCTGGCGGTCCAGTTGGGCCGCGGTGCTTGGATACTTACGGCGGGACTGGACAAGACAACGCACAACCATTTCGTGCGCACGCTGACCTGGGGGTGTATGAGCGCGCCCTTTTGGATTGCCGGGGTCTTCTTTGATGCGGTGCTACGGCTAATGATCTGGGGTGTTGCTGCCGCGATTGACCTTCTTGGCCATATGCTGGCTCACCGATTGCCGGGCCGCAAAACCGAAGGAAGCCGGGTTCCGCTCCCGGGAGAGAGGATGTTTGAGCGGTTTGGTTTGTTCTACCTGATCGCGCTCGGCGAGACAATCCTCTCGACCGGCCTGGCAATAGCGGGGAATCTGGAGGACCCTCTGATCTTTGTGACGGGGACTGTAGGTTTGGCTGGCAGCATCGCCATCTGGTGGTGTTACTTCCATAGCCTCGAACGGGACATCCTGGACAAGCTCGCCACGGTCGATGATCATTTTCGGCCGGGCATATTGGCGGGTAACACCTTGTTGATGCTCCTGGCTGGCCTGATCCTTGTGGCTGCGGGCGATCAGCTTGTGATTAGCGATCCGTCCGCCCGTCCGGAACTGTCCACCGTTCTGCTCTTGTTTGGCGGCCCCGCCCTCTTCCTTGCCGGCCGAGGCATTTTTATCCGCCAGGTGTTGGGCCTGCGCCATCCAACTGATCTCATCGGCATCGGCACCTTGGCGGTGCTGGCAGGTTTGAGCCTTCTCCTGCCTGCCTTCGTTGCCGCTATAGGCGCATTGCTTCCCCTCATTGGCGTAGCAGTTGCCGACACCGTAATCCGTCGCCGCCGATTCAAACAGCCAATCAACTGA
- a CDS encoding flavin reductase family protein, giving the protein MFHAYPPDTWVEAPKQSFPSSLSADEFKALFRGHPGGVAVITADAGEGPVALTVSSVVSVSAEPPLLIFSVSALSSASEVLSRAETVVVHLLDAHDIDLAKFGATPGADRFDQTHRWSTLATGEAVYDDVRAWVRCAVINRMEVGTSTIIAVHALESRVMRDVQAGEAGDALVYHNRSWHRLGEHSKHES; this is encoded by the coding sequence ATGTTTCACGCCTACCCCCCAGACACTTGGGTCGAGGCTCCGAAGCAAAGCTTCCCGTCCTCCCTCTCGGCCGACGAATTCAAAGCACTGTTCCGTGGCCACCCGGGAGGTGTCGCCGTCATCACGGCGGATGCCGGCGAAGGACCGGTGGCACTGACGGTATCGTCGGTCGTGTCAGTGAGTGCGGAACCTCCGTTGCTGATTTTCTCGGTCTCGGCACTGTCCTCTGCCTCTGAGGTGCTTTCACGCGCCGAAACCGTCGTCGTGCACCTGCTGGATGCGCATGACATCGACTTGGCGAAGTTTGGAGCGACCCCCGGCGCAGACCGCTTTGACCAGACGCACCGCTGGTCGACCCTTGCGACCGGCGAAGCGGTTTATGACGATGTCCGGGCGTGGGTGCGCTGCGCCGTCATCAATCGCATGGAGGTGGGGACTTCCACCATCATCGCCGTTCACGCCCTGGAGTCCCGCGTGATGCGTGACGTCCAAGCGGGCGAGGCCGGCGACGCTCTGGTCTACCACAACCGCTCATGGCACCGTCTGGGAGAGCATTCCAAGCACGAAAGCTGA
- a CDS encoding methionine synthase produces MNTLLPTTVVGSLPKPSWLAQPETLWSPWKLGGDELLEGKQDALRIAIHEQTRRGIDIVSDGEQTRQHFVTTFIEHLSGVDFEQRKTVRIRDRYDASVPTVVGAVRRERPVFVDDAKFLRATTDRPIKWTLPGPMTMVDTLFDDHYKSREKLAWEFAAILNQEAKELEAAGVDIIQFDEPAFNVFLDEVKDWGVAALERAAEGLRAETAVHICYGYGIKANTDWKATLGSQWRQYEETFPLLQNSSIDIISLESQNSHVPMDLIELLRGKKVMLGAIDVASETIETPEEVADTLRKALQFVDADKLIPSSNCGMAPFPRDVALAKLSALSAGTNIIREELARSVPRVS; encoded by the coding sequence ATGAACACACTTTTGCCCACCACCGTTGTCGGAAGCCTGCCGAAACCATCGTGGCTCGCGCAGCCGGAAACTCTTTGGTCCCCGTGGAAACTGGGGGGAGATGAGCTGCTCGAGGGCAAGCAGGATGCTCTGCGCATCGCCATCCACGAACAGACCCGACGCGGCATCGACATCGTCAGCGACGGCGAGCAAACCCGCCAGCACTTCGTCACCACCTTCATCGAGCATCTCAGCGGGGTCGACTTTGAACAGCGCAAGACCGTGCGCATCCGCGATCGCTACGACGCTAGCGTGCCGACCGTCGTCGGAGCAGTGCGCCGCGAACGGCCGGTATTCGTCGATGACGCCAAGTTCCTCCGCGCAACCACCGACCGGCCTATCAAATGGACTCTTCCCGGTCCAATGACGATGGTGGACACGCTCTTCGATGACCACTACAAGAGCCGCGAGAAGCTGGCGTGGGAGTTCGCCGCGATCCTGAACCAGGAAGCGAAAGAGCTGGAGGCGGCCGGGGTGGACATCATCCAGTTCGACGAGCCCGCGTTCAATGTCTTCCTCGATGAGGTCAAGGACTGGGGCGTGGCTGCGCTGGAGAGAGCGGCAGAGGGACTGCGCGCGGAGACCGCCGTGCATATCTGCTACGGCTACGGCATCAAGGCCAATACCGACTGGAAGGCGACGCTCGGCTCACAGTGGCGGCAGTACGAGGAAACGTTCCCGCTGCTTCAGAACTCCAGCATCGACATCATCTCGCTGGAATCCCAGAACTCCCACGTGCCCATGGACCTCATCGAGCTCCTCCGCGGCAAGAAAGTCATGCTCGGGGCAATCGACGTCGCAAGCGAGACCATCGAGACCCCGGAGGAGGTTGCCGACACCCTCCGCAAGGCCCTGCAGTTCGTCGATGCGGACAAGCTCATCCCCAGCTCCAACTGCGGCATGGCACCGTTCCCCCGCGACGTCGCACTGGCCAAGCTGAGTGCTCTCAGCGCAGGAACGAACATCATTCGCGAGGAACTCGCCCGCTCCGTCCCCCGGGTGTCATAA
- a CDS encoding DUF1852 domain-containing protein: MADDFTFSITTTPFDEDYSPSEGSRITTNFANLARGEHRQENLRNALTMIRRRFNDLASWDNPDRDRYTLALEIVSVQIEFTAEGTDQQFPLFEVLDIQIVDQLNGVRHQGIVGNNFSSYVRDFDFSVVLPAAAAESGKPTVPEDFGDLHGKLFQQFLDSPACKERFPQPPVVCISVSTSKTYRRTENHHPVLGVEYQQDEFSLTDAYFAKMGLQVRYFMPRGSVAPLAFYFRGDLLNDYSNLQLIGTISTMETFQKIYRPEVYNANSAAAVVYQPSLGEQDYSRTQIAYDRVERSQLAIKQAKYTEEHFITPHKDLLDRWTAKYPALVN, encoded by the coding sequence ATGGCAGACGACTTCACCTTCAGCATCACCACGACCCCCTTCGACGAGGATTACTCACCGTCGGAAGGCTCGCGGATCACCACGAATTTCGCCAACCTGGCACGGGGCGAGCACCGCCAGGAGAACCTCCGCAACGCCTTGACCATGATTCGGCGCCGCTTCAACGATCTCGCAAGCTGGGACAACCCGGACCGGGACCGCTACACCCTCGCGCTTGAGATCGTTTCCGTGCAGATTGAGTTCACCGCGGAAGGCACTGATCAGCAGTTCCCGCTGTTCGAGGTTCTCGACATCCAGATCGTCGACCAGCTGAATGGGGTCCGTCACCAAGGGATCGTCGGGAACAATTTCTCCTCCTACGTCCGTGACTTCGACTTCAGCGTCGTACTGCCAGCGGCAGCAGCAGAGTCAGGCAAGCCCACCGTTCCCGAGGACTTCGGCGATCTGCACGGCAAACTGTTCCAGCAATTCCTCGACTCCCCCGCATGCAAGGAACGCTTCCCGCAACCGCCAGTGGTGTGCATCAGCGTCTCCACGAGCAAGACGTACCGGCGAACGGAGAACCACCACCCGGTCCTGGGCGTCGAGTACCAGCAGGACGAATTCTCGCTGACGGACGCGTACTTCGCAAAGATGGGGCTGCAAGTCCGCTACTTCATGCCACGCGGCAGCGTTGCCCCGCTCGCCTTCTATTTCCGCGGCGACCTGCTCAACGACTACTCGAACCTGCAGCTCATCGGCACGATCAGCACCATGGAAACATTCCAGAAGATCTACCGCCCGGAGGTCTACAACGCGAACTCCGCCGCCGCCGTCGTCTACCAGCCGAGCCTGGGAGAGCAGGACTACTCACGGACCCAGATCGCCTACGACCGCGTCGAGCGCAGTCAGCTCGCGATCAAGCAGGCTAAGTACACGGAGGAGCACTTCATCACTCCCCACAAGGATCTATTGGACCGGTGGACCGCCAAATACCCCGCTCTCGTCAACTGA
- a CDS encoding LysR family transcriptional regulator: MAQISSGLTLQQLRYFIEVAAEGSISAAADLLYVAQPTMSAAMKDLEARVGRALLVRSARGVTLTADGVEFLGYARQVVEQFALLEQRYLGRPPRRRLLGVSTQHYSFAVDAFVRMVKATDVAEYEFSLRESRTWDIIEDVRTLRSEIGILYRNDFNRKIIDKLLRESGLAFTPLFLADPHIFISRKNPLASKKRATLADLAGLPRLTFDQGANNSFYFAEEILSTLSSKQEIRVSDRATIFNLMIGLHGYTISTGIISGQLDPEIVAIPLDVDERIEIGWIGHAAIPLTDQAQRYLKELRAVVAEFGVALID; this comes from the coding sequence ATGGCCCAGATTTCGAGCGGATTGACGCTGCAGCAGCTCCGCTACTTCATCGAAGTTGCAGCTGAGGGGTCGATCTCCGCGGCAGCCGATCTTCTCTACGTAGCCCAGCCGACAATGTCCGCCGCGATGAAGGACCTTGAGGCGCGGGTGGGCCGTGCGCTCCTGGTTCGCTCCGCCCGCGGAGTCACCCTCACCGCCGACGGAGTCGAGTTCCTCGGCTACGCGCGGCAGGTAGTGGAGCAGTTTGCTCTCCTCGAGCAGCGCTACCTTGGCAGGCCACCACGGCGACGTCTGCTCGGGGTGTCAACGCAGCACTACTCGTTCGCGGTGGACGCCTTCGTCCGGATGGTCAAGGCCACTGACGTGGCCGAATACGAGTTCTCACTGCGTGAGTCACGCACCTGGGACATCATCGAGGATGTCCGGACGCTCCGCAGCGAAATAGGCATTCTCTACCGGAACGATTTCAACCGGAAGATCATCGACAAGCTGCTCCGGGAGTCCGGGCTCGCGTTCACTCCGCTTTTCCTCGCCGATCCGCACATTTTCATTTCAAGGAAAAACCCGCTCGCCTCAAAGAAGCGTGCGACTCTCGCCGATCTCGCCGGCTTGCCGCGGCTCACCTTCGATCAAGGTGCGAACAACTCCTTCTACTTCGCCGAGGAGATTCTCTCCACCTTGTCCAGCAAACAGGAGATCCGGGTCTCTGACCGTGCGACGATCTTCAACCTCATGATCGGGCTCCACGGCTACACGATCTCGACCGGCATCATCAGCGGGCAGCTCGACCCGGAAATCGTCGCCATCCCGCTCGACGTTGATGAACGCATCGAGATCGGCTGGATAGGCCACGCAGCGATTCCACTCACCGACCAAGCGCAGCGC